The DNA region CGGAACACCATGTTGCAGCCATAGGGGCCGATGCCTGAGCGCACCGTGCTGCCGGCCAAGCTTGAGGGCAGCGCCGCGCGGTCGCGGGCCTCGACCAGCGCCAGACCCTCCGCCCAGTCGATGCCGCCGAAGCCGGCGCCGTCCGCCAGCACGAGGCCGCTGGCGCTGACGATGTCGGGGCGGGCGGCCATCACCTGCTGCAGGCGCTCGATCCAGAAGCGCGAGGGGATGAAGTCGTCGTCGAGGAAGGTGACGATGTCGACATCGTCGCGGATCGCCACCAGCGCCCGGTTGCGCTGGGCGGTGAGGCCGGCGCTGCCGAACATGATGTCCACCGGCGCACCGGCGATGGAGCGGGTGGCGGCGTCGGCCGCAGCGATGTCCTCGGGGCCGGTGGCGGAGACGACGATGCGCGCCGGGGGCACCGACTGGGCGCCGAGATGAGCCAACAGCCGGCCCAGGACCTCCGGCCGGCCCTTGGTGGCGATGATGAGACCGGTGCGCAGGGCCATCTAGCTCACCACCGGCAGGTTGGCGGGCTTGTCCTGGCCCCGGTCCTCGCCGCCGGGAAAAGCGGGCCTTACCGCCAGCGGCTTGACCAGCGGCGGGCCGGCCTTCAGCCGGAATCGGCCGGGCCTGCGCTCCAGGCTGCGGTAGAGCGCCGAGATCTTGAAGAACAACGTGAAGAAGATCACGGTCGAGAACCCGTTGTGCAACGGAATGTCGCTTTCGCCGAACGCATGCACGCAAAGGCCGACCAGGACGGCGACCGGGAAGGTGGTCAGCGCGTGGTGCGACCGGATGGCGACGATGGTGCCCCGCCACAGTCCCTGCGCCGTAATCAAGCAAAACAGCGACAGGCCGATGACCCCGGTCTGGATGCCGATGTCGAGCAGGGAATTGTGGAAATTGGCGATGCCGCCTTCGAGCGACAGCCGGGCGGCGAGAATCTTCACCGCACCGCCGGGGACGAAGAAGCCCGTGTAGCCGTAGCCGATCCAGGGCTTCTCCAGGAAGGACTCCGACCACCAGCTCCACAGCACCGTCCGCCCGGTGAGGTCGGACGACCGGCCGAGCAGGCCGAGCGCCCAATCCGGATCGTAGGCGACGACAAGGGCGCCGCAGAGCGCCACCAGGGCGGCGGCGTTGACCCAGAAGGCTCGGCGCGTGTTCAGCGACGACACCCAGATCATGACGCTGAAAATGACCATCACCACGATGATGGCCAGGGCCGCACCGGTCATCAGCAGGCAGAGCCCACTCGAGACGAGGCCGGCAAACAGGAGCTTGCGGCTGTAGCGCTGGCTGCGGTCGAGCAGCAGCGTGAGAAACAGCGCGACACCGACAGCAAAGGCGAGGCCGGCCAGATTCTTGTGGCCGAACAGCCCGGACAGGGAGTCGAAGCCGAGCAGCGTCTGTCGCTGGATGACGTCGTCGGATCCGTATTTCGTCCCGAACAGGATCAGATTGACGACATGAACCGGGATGACGGCAAACATGACGTAGACGAGCAGCCGGACGATCTTTTCGAGCGAAAATACCACCGACAGCCAGGCGCAGAATGCAAACGTGAAGTACAGCGACAACAGGCGCACGAGGTCGCCGTGGTCATCTCCATTGACGATCTCGGACAGCAGGTAGGCCAGCGCGAACAGCGTCACCGGAAAATTGAAGGCGAATACCGGCAGAACCAGCCGGAAACGCAGCGCGATCATCCACCCCACCAGGAAATAGAGGGTCGCCCACACCATCTTGTAGGAGGATGACTGGCCGATGCTGGCGCTCGATTCCGTGCTCAGGCCGAATGCGCCGTATAGGACGCCGGACATCATGAACAGCGTGATAAAGGCAAAGACATATTCGAGGGGACGCGCGTAGTTCCGGTCGTTCATCTCCGCGTCCTTTCGAGCATCCCATGCGCGATCCGGCCCTTGGGCCGGAGTCTTGTCGCTCAGTCGCTGAAAATCCCGTTATCGAACAAGGATTTTCGGCGAACGTGTTTCCGGTGTCCCGAGGGGATCAGCCGGCAGCGGCATCAAACGTTTCGCGCCAGCGGCAAAGCCGCATCGTCGAGAGCTGTCGTCCGGTGTCCGTTGGTTGCGTGCCGATCGGCGCTGCCGATCCAGCGTCGAGCAGGATGGTCAATTCCGTGCCGTATTGCCCTTGCCATTGCAGGATGCATCCGCAGAACCTTCGGTAGCGATCGAACGTCTTGCAGCGGGAAGTAACGACATCGGGAACGACAGTCCTTTGATATACGCGCTGGCCGACTCTTCCAAGCTGTAGCGGCCGGCGGCGGCGATTGCGGCGCGCGACAGCGCTTCCCACCGCGGCCGGTCGATGACGGTGGCGGCGATGGTGGCGGCCCACGCCTCGACATCGAAGCCGCGAACGAAGCCCGAGGCGCCATCGACCACCAGATCGCCGGCCGCCCCGGTGAAGGGCGACACGATGCAGGGCGTGCCGCACTGCATCGCCTCGTTGCAGACGAGGCCCCAGGCCTCGCTCGACGAGGGCAGGGCCAGCATGCGCGCGGACAGGAAGGCGGTGGCGATCCGCTCCGGCGGGATGAAGGGGGTGTAGTCGAATTGCAGCCCGGCATTCGACAGCGCCTGCAGCGCCGCGTGCGGCGGGGTGTTGCTGTCGGCGACGATGTGCAGCCGCAGATCGGGGATGCGGCGCTTCAGGGCGAGCGCGACATCGAAGAAGAACGGCGCATTCTTGCGCGGGTCGTCGATACGGGCGCACCACAACAGATGATGGGGCCGTTCGTCGAACCCCGGCACCTCGGCCGGGGCGGGCCAGGACGGGATGATGTGGGCGACGAAGATGCGCGGCGGCGCGATGCCCTCTTCCAGGAAATACTGCCGGCCCTTCTCGCTCGAACAGATGAAGGCCGCCGACCTGCCGAACACCAGCGGGCGGACGGCGCGATGAAACGGGCTCATGGGCATGATGTGGCGCCAGCCATCGGTCATGAACACCAGCGGCCTGCGGTGGACGACGCTCCACAGCGCGGCGATCAGCATGGTGGGGTAGAGGCCGTTGATGGCGACGACATCGGGCGACAGGCGGGAGAGCGCGCGCCAGATGCCGGGATTGAGGTGGGCGATCCGCCGGTCCTTCAGCGCGTGCGAAAAGCCGCGCAGCACGATGTGCTGGTAGTCCGAGGCATAGGTGCCCGTCCAGTTCCTGTCCTGTTCGCGCTCGGTGCAGGACAGGACGGAGATGCGCAGGTCCGAGGTCCGAACAACGCAATTGAACAGCCTGTTCGTGTAGGGCGTCACCATGTTATTGCAGATTGCAACGTGCATCATGAGACCGCCTTGCGTCCAAATCTTCTTCTCGAGGCGCGGCGACGATGAAGTCCGCGCGCGGGGCCGGCCGCCTCACCATCGGGCGCCGGGCGTTCGTCCCGGGCGGCCGCGTGCCGCCCGCACGGTCTTCTTCCGGTCGACCTTCGTCATCCGGTTTCCGGTTGATCCCGTCGGGATGCCGGAAACGGTCTCGTCGAAAATCCCAGGTCCTCAAGAGAGACTCGATAACGGGATTTCCGGCGATCGGAATACGGTGTTCCGGCTGGATCAGCCGGAAGCCGTATCACGGACCGGCGTGTTTGAGCGCCCGAACATAACGGGCGGATGATGGCCGAAAGACATCTCGGTGACGTTGCGGCCCGGCGTCGATGGAAGCAGCGGCGGGGGCTATCCGCGCTACGCGCCGCCACCGGCGCGGCGCCTCGCTCGGGAGCCTCGCTGTGGCGGCCGTGAAATGGTGAGCCCGCTGGGACTCGAACCCAGGACCCCAAGATTAAAAGTCTAGGGTAAGCCATTGAAATAACTAAGCGACATTCCTCCCGCGAGATTTCTCTCGCGGGAGGTTAATGTATTCTGGGCGCGATCACGAGATGGCGTGAGCCAGCTTCGGGAGCATCCAGGCAATGCAGCCGCCAATCGCCATGGCGGCCGTCGTGATCTGGACGAGCACCCACCAGCCGCCATGGATTTTCGAGAGGGCGGCATCAAACTTCCCAACCATCTTATCGAGATCGACCCTCATCGCCCTCGTGTCGGCCGCCATCTGCGTCATGGCCGCGCGAGAGTGCTTCGCCTCTACCTCCAAAATGGTGATGCGGTCGCGGGCCTCGCCGTCGAATGGGCACGCGCGGTGGGGCGTCGGGCAGGGCTCAGGGTCCATCATGGTGGCCTCACTTTCCGAGGATAGACTTCAGGGTGTGGCCGCCCATCAGGAAGGTGGTCACGATGCCGGCATAGGCCACGAAGGCCGAGAAGTCGGTCGTCACCGTCTCGCCCGTCACGGCGTTGATGATCGGTCCGATCAGGAGCTGCCAGATGCCGAGCACGGGCACGGACCAGCCGGCGAGCCGGCGCCAGCCGTAGCCGGTCCAGCCCTCGGTCTTCTCGTCGCGCGCGAGCTGCGTCGCGAACGCGATCTGGGCATGGGCGTAGGCGATCAGCTCAGGCCCATACTGCTGTTCGATGTGCTGGACGGCCTGGGCCGCAGCGTTCGGGTTCTCGTCGATGGCGGCGCCGATAGCCTCAGGCGTGGCCGGCACGCCGAGGGCGCCACCGAGGGCGCCACCGATTCGCTCGCCGATGGCGGCGCCGGCAGGCCCGCCGACGAGCCCGCCGAGCAGCGAGCCGCCGACTTTGGCGAGGGGTCCAGCGAGGTCCGTCCAATCCACTTCCGCCTCCCTTATTGGGCCGTTTGCGTCCAGTCGTGGCCGTGAGCCGGGCCGGGGAGCGCGGCCCGCTTGTCCGCCCAGGCGTCAAGCTCCGCGGCGGCCCGGCGGAGCGTCACCTCCGCCTTGACGAGCACCCCGACGCGCCACAGGAGCCACACGGCGAGGCAAAGCAGGCCGATGGCGCCGAACCACAGGGCGACGGACGTCCAATCGACGGCCGCCACGGCGTCGCTCGGCGCGGCCGGCCGGATGGCCTCCGCGCTGCCAGCGCCACCGCCGCCAGCACTGAGAACGACGGCGCCGCCAGCGGCCGCCTCGGCGCGCTCCTTCTGGTGGTCCGCCTCGACCTCAAGGTCGGCCTTGGACGGGATGGCCGGGGAGGGGAGCTGGCTCCCCGAATCAAGCTCGAGCACCCGCGCGATGATCGGCATGACGCCGGGTTGCCGGTCGGTCACGCCAGGGTCGAACTTGCCATCGGCGACATACTTGCCGATCTGCTGGTGGCTGGTGCCGGCCCACAGATAGGGCGAGCGGCGCCCCATGCGCCGATAGCCGAAGCCGTTGTAGCGCTCGGCCTCATAGGCCATGCGGGCGTGCGTCCAATCGCCGACCTTGTGCAGCCCCTTCAGCACGCACAGCGCATCGAACGCGCTGTCCGAGAACTTGAACGGCGGCTTGGCCGGCGCCGGCAGGCGGCCCGCCGGCACATTGACGGTCCGGTTGGACAGGGGATCGCCGTTGTGGACGTGGCGCTTCGTGTTGCAGGCGGACTCGCGCTCCAGGATGGCGCCGATCCAATACCAGGGGATGCCGGTCTTGGCCGAGGTCTCAAGGAGGAGCGGCTTGATCTTGAGGATGCGCTTGGCCGCGCGGTCAATTCGCGCGGCATCGGTAATCAGCATCGAGGCGAGAAGCCCTTCGGCTTCCGCTCGGTAGGCGTCAGTAAATGCGGCCATATCAAAGCCCCGCGCGGTTGGTCTCACATTCCTCAGCGGGACCGTAGGCGAAGGGACTGGCGCCGGCAGCGCACTGGTCAGGGTGTGGCCTGCTCGGCGGGCCACCCCTCATCAATATCGATTTCAGACAGGGCGACCTCATCCGGCGCCGCAGCGAGCTCGTCCTTCAAGCTCCTCCGGCGCTGGACGATCCGCGCGTACCAGTCTCCGGCCGAGGCCGCGAGCGCGAGCCCATCGGTCAAGGTCGGCATCGGCACCCGGACGTTTTCGATGGTGATCCAGCCAAGCGCGTAGCTCTCAGGCCAAGAGGCCACTCCAGCCGCAACAGCGATTGCGGTTGCCCCCATGGCCGATAGATCGGAGCGCGATCCATCATCCAGCCTGACGTGAAGCGTCCTGTCGCCAAACGCGACCGGAGCGCCGAGCGCGAGCAAGCTGTCGGCCTTGGCGTTGACGGCAGCAATGAGCGCCGACCGGCGATCTTCGAGCGTCGGCGGCGGGGCAGGCGGCTCGTTCGGCGTCAGGCCAGCCTCCGCCGGGTCGCCGAGGTGCCCGATGACAACGGGCTCGCCGCGTGACCGCCACCACGTCTCGCCACGATGATCGGGCACATGAACCCAGGAGCCGAGAGCCCAACGGCGGGCGTGGCCGGGCTCGGGCGGCGGCGGCTCGCTCGCAACGGCGAATGCCGGGATCAGGTACTGGCCCGGGCATTCGGGGTCGGGATCGGCCACGCCGGTGCCGAGCAGCTCCAGCGTGTTGGGATCGATGTGCCAGATACGCATCGGCGTGGCCTCAATATTTGATGCAGCGCAGGAGGGCGACGTTCTTCGGCCGCGTTTCCGAGCCGCCGGTGGCGCTGGTGGTGATGTCCGCGGTCCGGCGCACGTTGTAGCCGTTGCCGTCCACGTTCACGCCCAAGGAGGTCTGGTTGGGGACGCCGCCGTGCGTGTGAGATTTGAAATCATCTTCCTGATAGCTCAGGAGCGCCCGGCCTGCGTCGATGCCACGGCCGTCATCCCAGCCGCGGCCGAACAGGCCTCGATCGTCCGGAAGGCGGAACGTGGTGGCGCCGTCGCCGGACGAGAACGCTCCGTAATCGCCGGCCAGCCAGGCCGCATCGCTGACCACCCGGCTCGACGCCTGCGCGAAGGTCCACAGCGCGGCATAGGTGACGCGGCTGACGAGGGCGCCGTTCTTCTTGAGAAAGCCGGAGGGCGCCGCCGAGCCGACCGTCTCGATCGTCGTGCCGATCGGCACGCCGTAGGCGCGCGCCGCCGTGGCGAAATCGGTGATGTCGGCGGCAGTGTGGATGTGGCCGTTATTGGACTTCAGAGCCAGGGCATCGGCGATTTCTGTGGACGAGAGCGCGTCGATAACAGACCGAAAATCTGGAGCGTTGAGCGATACGACCAGCGCTTCGCAGAACGGCGAGATGGCGAGCGCTCCCCGGCCCGCGACATTCAGGTTGACGAGCTTCCCAGAGTGCCAACCAAGAAGCAGCCCTTCCTCTGCCGCCGGGAGCACCTGCCCCTCGACGCCGGGGGCCGCGCGCACAAAGCGGCCCAGGAGGTCGTAGAACTCACGCAGAGTTGCCTCGTGAAGGGCGTAGGCGAACTGCCGCGCACGGGCTGTCGATGTGCCCTCCGAGAAAGCGACCTGACCGCGCGGCCGGCGCGCGCCGACGACAGACACGGTGCCGGTCACAGGGTCATCGAAGAACACTCTTCCGGCCTCGGTCGGGAACGTGATGTCGGCGCCGGTCGTGGTCCCGAGCGTCCAACCGCTCGGCACAATGGCGCCGTTAACCCAGACCTCGATGTCATCGGCGCCAAAGAGCGCGAACCCGACATCGACATAATTCGCCGCTGCAACGTTGTAATTCGACTCGCGCGGGGCGTCGGGGATAGTCGGGATCGGCGGTGCTGTCATGATCGCAGGGTGCCCTCAGGGCGGCGTCCCGCAACGCACCGCTCAAGGTGCCGCCGGCAGCACGAACTCGGCCGGCATACCGGCCCACACCGGGCTGATGCACATCGGCAGATCGACGGCGTTGGTGGTGCGCTGGCGGATCACCGCGCCGGTGTCGCGATCGCGCATGGCGATGGCGGCGGGGCTCTCCCACAGCTCCTCGTCGATGCCGGTGGTGGTGGCCACGGCGTAGACGCCGGGGAGGATCGCCTCGGCGGCGTCATAGGCGTAGGTCGGCGCCCCGGTCTCCTCGTCCACGGCGACCACCGGCGGGGTGATCGAGACCGGCGCCAGCACTGTGCGGCCCCCGACGCGCCAAGCCGGCGGTCGCGGCTCATCTTGGCATGGATGTTCCAGCAGCAGAGCATCCATGCTGTCGAACCGTAGCAGGGTGTCGAACTCGCTCATGCTGCATACCTCGCGCTCTCCGTGGTCCCGTCTGCGCTCGTGAGCACGGCGGACCGAATGCCCCACTCGCGCACGACCCCCGTCATCACAAAGCCGCCATCCTCCCGCTGCCCCAGCCCGATCACCGCCTGGAGGTCAGGGGTGGCTGTCCTGTTATGGACCAGAGCAGCGGCGCCGTTGACGTGTAGCCGGTTGTCGCTTGTGTTGCTGCGGTGGTAGGTGGCCACAACGCGGCATGCGACACCCGCGTCCACTCCG from Blastochloris tepida includes:
- a CDS encoding glycosyltransferase family 2 protein, producing MALRTGLIIATKGRPEVLGRLLAHLGAQSVPPARIVVSATGPEDIAAADAATRSIAGAPVDIMFGSAGLTAQRNRALVAIRDDVDIVTFLDDDFIPSRFWIERLQQVMAARPDIVSASGLVLADGAGFGGIDWAEGLALVEARDRAALPSSLAGSTVRSGIGPYGCNMVFRAAAIRNMLFDERLVLYGWLEDLDFSFRTAGAGWNSRVRWHSMIWTDYLWGVHLGTRTGRVPGVRFGYSQVANSWYLMRKGVLPPYYAARNILRCCIGNAVGHLRGGDPWRDRRGLLAGNLLAVKDVVLGRGRPERAAEL
- a CDS encoding O-antigen ligase family protein gives rise to the protein MNDRNYARPLEYVFAFITLFMMSGVLYGAFGLSTESSASIGQSSSYKMVWATLYFLVGWMIALRFRLVLPVFAFNFPVTLFALAYLLSEIVNGDDHGDLVRLLSLYFTFAFCAWLSVVFSLEKIVRLLVYVMFAVIPVHVVNLILFGTKYGSDDVIQRQTLLGFDSLSGLFGHKNLAGLAFAVGVALFLTLLLDRSQRYSRKLLFAGLVSSGLCLLMTGAALAIIVVMVIFSVMIWVSSLNTRRAFWVNAAALVALCGALVVAYDPDWALGLLGRSSDLTGRTVLWSWWSESFLEKPWIGYGYTGFFVPGGAVKILAARLSLEGGIANFHNSLLDIGIQTGVIGLSLFCLITAQGLWRGTIVAIRSHHALTTFPVAVLVGLCVHAFGESDIPLHNGFSTVIFFTLFFKISALYRSLERRPGRFRLKAGPPLVKPLAVRPAFPGGEDRGQDKPANLPVVS
- a CDS encoding glycosyltransferase family 4 protein; protein product: MMHVAICNNMVTPYTNRLFNCVVRTSDLRISVLSCTEREQDRNWTGTYASDYQHIVLRGFSHALKDRRIAHLNPGIWRALSRLSPDVVAINGLYPTMLIAALWSVVHRRPLVFMTDGWRHIMPMSPFHRAVRPLVFGRSAAFICSSEKGRQYFLEEGIAPPRIFVAHIIPSWPAPAEVPGFDERPHHLLWCARIDDPRKNAPFFFDVALALKRRIPDLRLHIVADSNTPPHAALQALSNAGLQFDYTPFIPPERIATAFLSARMLALPSSSEAWGLVCNEAMQCGTPCIVSPFTGAAGDLVVDGASGFVRGFDVEAWAATIAATVIDRPRWEALSRAAIAAAGRYSLEESASAYIKGLSFPMSLLPAARRSIATEGSADASCNGKGNTARN
- a CDS encoding phage tail protein — protein: MTAPPIPTIPDAPRESNYNVAAANYVDVGFALFGADDIEVWVNGAIVPSGWTLGTTTGADITFPTEAGRVFFDDPVTGTVSVVGARRPRGQVAFSEGTSTARARQFAYALHEATLREFYDLLGRFVRAAPGVEGQVLPAAEEGLLLGWHSGKLVNLNVAGRGALAISPFCEALVVSLNAPDFRSVIDALSSTEIADALALKSNNGHIHTAADITDFATAARAYGVPIGTTIETVGSAAPSGFLKKNGALVSRVTYAALWTFAQASSRVVSDAAWLAGDYGAFSSGDGATTFRLPDDRGLFGRGWDDGRGIDAGRALLSYQEDDFKSHTHGGVPNQTSLGVNVDGNGYNVRRTADITTSATGGSETRPKNVALLRCIKY